One genomic segment of uncultured Desulfobacter sp. includes these proteins:
- a CDS encoding DUF2235 domain-containing protein — translation MPGRSCGGEYFLQKDAFPDYQPGPLIRALCFPNNHDRAIARHALAIDEQREGFEPTIWNPNSGVDLKQIWFAGVHSDVGGSYPPDKKTGIRTSDTPLAWMIDEAINAGLEIESHIKDFLTDGTKGNLHKFRDYVYRFKSPLHRPLTIENKPTKIHPSVKKLVEQFGWDNLDVGV, via the coding sequence TTGCCAGGCAGATCATGTGGTGGTGAATATTTTCTGCAGAAAGATGCTTTCCCCGATTATCAACCTGGGCCTTTAATCAGGGCACTATGCTTTCCGAACAACCATGATAGGGCAATCGCAAGACACGCATTAGCAATTGATGAGCAACGAGAAGGTTTTGAACCAACTATCTGGAATCCAAATTCTGGCGTTGATCTGAAACAAATATGGTTTGCTGGAGTACATTCTGATGTTGGAGGTTCATACCCACCTGACAAAAAGACAGGAATAAGAACATCAGATACTCCACTTGCGTGGATGATAGATGAAGCGATAAATGCGGGTTTGGAAATAGAGTCCCACATAAAAGATTTCCTGACAGATGGTACAAAAGGGAACCTACATAAATTCCGCGATTATGTGTACCGATTCAAATCTCCCCTGCATCGACCATTGACTATTGAGAATAAGCCTACAAAAATTCATCCAAGTGTCAAAAAACTGGTCGAACAATTTGGATGGGACAACCTTGATGTGGGTGTATGA
- a CDS encoding 4-alpha-glucanotransferase: MSVANTVIIPLQDILGLGADARLNYPAGAKNNWQWRLAKGSLTKQHAGWLKKAMADYGRCRA, from the coding sequence ATGTCGGTGGCTAATACAGTGATCATCCCGCTCCAGGACATTCTCGGTCTGGGGGCGGATGCCCGCCTGAACTATCCGGCCGGCGCAAAGAATAACTGGCAGTGGCGGCTGGCAAAGGGCAGCTTGACAAAACAGCATGCCGGGTGGCTCAAAAAGGCCATGGCTGACTACGGCCGGTGCCGGGCTTGA
- a CDS encoding glycosyltransferase, with product MQDLPVLYSHAAVFVCPSVYEPFGIINLEAGACSTPVVAAAVGGITEVVVHEETGLLVPFDAKEDAEPVKPEVYAADLAAAINALIRAPERGEQMGAAARKRIEKHFSWTRIAHQTMEFYQHLIKNRRQPDQARHRP from the coding sequence GTGCAGGATCTGCCGGTCCTTTACAGCCATGCTGCTGTGTTTGTGTGCCCCTCGGTGTATGAGCCCTTTGGTATTATCAACCTTGAGGCCGGGGCGTGCAGTACGCCGGTTGTGGCTGCGGCTGTCGGGGGGATTACCGAGGTGGTGGTCCACGAAGAAACCGGGCTGCTGGTTCCCTTTGACGCAAAAGAAGATGCTGAGCCCGTAAAACCGGAAGTATATGCTGCGGATCTGGCCGCTGCCATCAACGCCTTGATTCGGGCGCCGGAAAGAGGCGAACAGATGGGTGCGGCAGCCCGCAAAAGAATTGAAAAACACTTTTCATGGACCCGTATTGCCCACCAGACCATGGAATTTTATCAGCACCTGATCAAAAACAGACGTCAGCCTGATCAAGCCCGGCACCGGCCGTAG
- the mdoH gene encoding glucans biosynthesis glucosyltransferase MdoH, which translates to MSPKHTSFPAQITNIYHTKLALPEESPLSMPRHGVSEKGSRRKPSQRTFSQIVSTLFSRLFVIAVTVSLSIYGITEMYGVLTTNTATGLQWVFLVLFSINFIWIVFAFSQALLGFLIHLKPRLIKQREIDPPFKTAILLPIYNEDPIRIRATIEAMHSDLMTKAPGKYAFFILSDTNRADAWVAEEHTFMDVINKNEQGCPVYYRRRHQNSERKAGNIGDWVQRWGGGYEAMIVLDADSIMSAEAMVTLTRRLAAAPCVGLIQTLPTIVLANTLYSRLQQFANQCFGPIYGDGLSAWVGMSSNFWGHNAIIRTQAFAESCHLPILSGKPPFGGHVLSHDFIEAALLCRAGWGVRFDTDIQASFEEAPPSLIDVLIRDRRWCQGNLQHSRFIFARGFVLPTRLHLFSGLMSYLSAVSWLSLIIVGLAIAIQATFIRPEYFANPSLFPTWPVFDSERALSLFVVSMAIVLAPKAFGWFAAMVNIPRCLRFGGPILLTFSTLLEMVMSGLYAPILMVSQFGVVFSILRGKDSGWMPQSRDDGALSWKSVMHIHAGHTVFGIALAAISLLLSRELFYWLLPISAGLILSIPLSWLSGGTKRTNLIKKIGLLRAPEEKDPVQILVELKRKLAEMPQPQKIHTLSRLVNNPQLFKWHISQLPDTKGEELNLHVPSIIAEWKMHHVDSLQQLESWLEPAETLALLSHPDYLDQLQKFGKQCP; encoded by the coding sequence ATGAGCCCAAAACATACTTCTTTTCCCGCTCAAATTACCAATATATATCATACCAAACTTGCCTTGCCTGAGGAATCTCCACTTTCCATGCCTCGTCATGGGGTTTCTGAAAAAGGTTCCAGAAGGAAACCTAGTCAACGCACGTTTTCCCAGATTGTCTCCACGCTCTTTTCACGACTGTTTGTGATTGCTGTCACGGTCAGCCTGTCTATTTATGGTATAACAGAAATGTATGGAGTGCTTACCACCAATACAGCCACAGGTTTACAGTGGGTCTTTTTGGTTCTGTTCAGCATCAACTTTATCTGGATTGTGTTTGCTTTTTCACAGGCATTATTGGGCTTTCTGATCCACCTTAAGCCGCGTTTAATAAAACAGCGAGAAATAGATCCGCCCTTTAAAACTGCTATCCTGCTGCCGATTTATAATGAAGATCCCATTCGTATCAGGGCCACTATAGAGGCTATGCATTCTGATCTAATGACTAAAGCTCCCGGCAAATATGCTTTCTTTATTCTCAGTGACACCAACCGAGCCGATGCATGGGTTGCTGAGGAACATACCTTTATGGATGTAATAAATAAAAACGAGCAGGGCTGTCCTGTTTATTACCGTCGTCGTCACCAAAACAGTGAACGTAAAGCAGGCAATATCGGCGACTGGGTTCAACGTTGGGGCGGTGGTTATGAAGCCATGATTGTGCTTGATGCCGACAGTATAATGAGTGCAGAGGCCATGGTGACATTAACCCGTCGTCTTGCGGCAGCACCTTGCGTGGGTCTGATTCAAACCCTGCCGACTATTGTTCTTGCCAATACTCTTTACAGCCGGTTGCAGCAGTTTGCCAATCAATGTTTTGGTCCTATTTATGGGGATGGTTTATCTGCCTGGGTTGGTATGTCATCAAATTTCTGGGGTCACAATGCAATTATCCGCACACAAGCGTTTGCAGAATCCTGTCACCTTCCGATTCTATCCGGCAAACCGCCTTTTGGCGGCCATGTTTTAAGTCATGACTTTATTGAAGCCGCCCTGCTTTGTCGTGCCGGTTGGGGCGTGCGTTTTGATACTGATATTCAGGCTTCATTTGAAGAAGCGCCACCCTCGCTCATTGATGTTCTTATTCGCGATCGCAGATGGTGTCAGGGCAATTTGCAACATTCACGTTTTATATTTGCACGAGGCTTTGTGCTGCCGACCCGCCTGCATCTTTTTTCCGGGTTAATGTCATACCTGAGCGCAGTTTCCTGGTTATCGTTGATTATTGTGGGGCTTGCGATTGCCATTCAGGCGACTTTTATACGGCCGGAGTATTTTGCCAATCCATCCCTGTTTCCCACCTGGCCGGTATTTGATTCAGAACGGGCCTTAAGTTTATTTGTCGTCTCAATGGCAATTGTGCTTGCGCCGAAAGCTTTTGGCTGGTTTGCTGCCATGGTTAATATTCCCAGGTGTTTACGATTTGGTGGGCCGATTCTGTTAACCTTCAGTACCTTGTTGGAAATGGTGATGTCAGGCTTATATGCCCCGATTCTGATGGTATCTCAGTTTGGCGTAGTTTTTTCTATATTGAGAGGTAAAGATAGTGGCTGGATGCCGCAATCAAGAGATGATGGTGCATTAAGCTGGAAGTCAGTTATGCATATCCATGCAGGTCACACAGTCTTTGGGATAGCTCTTGCTGCCATCTCACTGTTGCTCAGCAGAGAACTCTTTTACTGGTTGTTACCGATTTCGGCTGGGTTGATCTTATCTATTCCCCTGTCATGGCTGAGCGGGGGGACGAAACGTACAAATTTGATCAAAAAGATTGGTTTGCTGCGTGCACCTGAAGAAAAAGACCCTGTTCAAATTTTGGTTGAATTAAAGCGAAAACTGGCTGAAATGCCACAACCACAAAAAATACACACCCTAAGCAGGCTTGTTAACAACCCACAATTATTTAAATGGCACATATCTCAGCTACCTGATACGAAAGGTGAGGAACTGAACTTACATGTACCCAGCATAATTGCCGAATGGAAAATGCATCACGTTGACAGCTTGCAGCAATTGGAATCATGGTTGGAACCGGCAGAAACTTTGGCATTGTTAAGCCACCCTGATTATCTGGATCAGTTGCAAAAATTCGGAAAACAATGTCCTTAA